CCCATCGCCGCGTCCTCCGGGAACGCGCGCGCCAGTCGTTCGGCCAGCACCGCAACCGGCAGGGTGTCTACGTGAGTAACGATGTCGCCGGGCTTGAGGCCGGCCGCCGCTGCCGCGCTGCCCGCCGCGACATGCCAGATCACCAGCGTGTCGCCGATGGGGCGGAACTCGAGGCCCACCGTGCCCAGCGAGGCGCTGCTCGGCGCCGCCGTGGTTGGCGGCACCGCATCGCGCGGGATGAGCGCGAAGTGTGACTGGCCCGGGACGGCCGACAGGGCACGAATTGCCGAGCGGACGCGGTCGATGTCGGGTGAGGCACCGAGTGAGGAGCGGATGGAGTCGTGCGCCTGCTGCCAGCGACCGTGGATCAGCGCGGTGTCGTAGTAGATGCGGCTGATCGACGCCCAGGCCGTGTCGAAGCTGGCGAGGGGCGGCGGCGAGCCGTTGGCGCTCCCTTGGGCGGTGGCGGCCGCAGGTAGCAGTGCAAGAGCCGCCACGAGGCGGCGAGTCCAGTGCAGGTGCATCGGCGAGCGTCTCCTCGTTGCCTCGCGTCGGGTAGCCGCCGGCGACAGCGCGGCGGGGGACCTATCCAATATGGACGATGGTGCAGGCCAAGTGGTGACCACCGCCTCCCGGAGCACGCCCCCACGCGTATGTTTCGGCGTGCATCGGACCACACTCAGCCCCGACGACTGCGCCGCACTCGTCGATGAGCTTCGCGAAACGCGAAACCCGAACGTCTGGGTGTATCGCTACCGGCACCCCACGGAACCCTGGGTGTTGGCCATCGCGACGCACGCCGAACCGCAGTCCGGCAAGCTCTCCCTCGGCGGCTTCCGTATCGCACCGCTGGGCCGCGTGATCACGCCGGGGTTCTCGGCCGAACGTGAGGCCATCGCGCTCGCCATCGGGATGGAGGAGAAGGTCCACTGGTCGCGCGTGATCGGCGTGGGTGGACCGCTGGCCATTCGCGACCTCACGCGTGTGGTGGGTGGCAAGTGTGTACTGGTGCCGACGGACGACGCCCGCGTCGGCAATCCGCGCGATATCGGGTTGTTGACCTGGGCCGCGGAGTGCCTGAACGACTGCGAGACCCACGCGGGCGTGCACATCACGACGGGTCAGGACTTGGGTCACGGGGTGTTGTCGGATGGCCAAGGCTCGCTCGAGTTCCTGAACGCGAGATTCGCCGGCAGTGTGGTGGCCGATACGTCCGTGCCGACGGGCGAGGGCAACTACCAGATCCTCAAGGGGATGCTGCGCGCCTGCGCCGTGCCGCTTGAGCGCGCGACCATCGGCTTGATTGGCTGCGGCAACATCGGGATGCACATCATCGAGCGCCTGCGGGAGCATCGCGGTGTGCGCATCCTGGCCTGCGAGGCGCGCGAGCAGCGGCGTGCGGAGCTTGAGGCGATGGGGATCCCGACCTGGGGGCCCGAGGACAAGGCCGACTTCCTCGCCCTCGGGATGGACGCCTTGGTGGTGAATGCGAACGGCGGCACGTTGGATGCGGCGGCCATCGCAGCCTGCCGCGCGAACTCGGCGCTGCGCGTGATCTGCGGCAGCGAGAACCTGGTGATGGCGGACCACGTCGCCGGCACGGCGGCCCTGCGCGACGCCCACAAGGTCTATGCCCCGACGGAACTCGGCGGGATGATGGGCTATCTCACCGCGGTCGAGGAGTATCTGGCGACGCTCGAAGGGCAGCGCTTCGACGTGCAGACCGTGCTGGATGCGGCCGACCGCCTTGAGACTGCAGGCTACGAGGCCACGGGGCGCATCATCGCCGGCGGGCACCGCGAGACCTTCGAAGAGGCCATCACGGCGCTGTACGCCTAGCGCGCGCGAAAGCGCTGCAGGGCTTCCTTGGTGAAGTCCGAGAGGACCATCCGCCCGCTCATCTGGGCGCGCGTGTCCATCAGGGACTCCCAGTTCTCCGTGTCCTTCCAATAGATGCGCTTCATCTCGGCCATCGCCTCGGGGTTCGCCGCGGCGAGGCGCGTGGCGTGCGCGTGGACCGCCGCATCCAAGGCGGCGATGTCGGGGACCACCTGCGCATAGAGTCCGTGGCGCTCGCACCAGGCGGCGTCGTGCCAGTCCGCGTGGACGCCAAGGAACTGGAAGGGAGCAAGCCCGAGCTTCCGCTCGAGCACCACACCGACCACGAAGGGGCCGATGCCCACGGCGAGCTCGCTGAGCTTGGCGTCGGCGCCCTGCACGGCGACTGAGTAGTCACTGGCGGCGATGACGCCGAGCGCGCCACCGGCCGCGCGGCCTTGGATACGCGTGACGACGAACTTCGGCGCGCGGATCATCGCGAGGATCACACGCGAGAAGCCGAGGAAGAACTCGCGCCCCTCCTCAGGCGTGGCGACGGCCGTGAACTCGTCAAAGGAGGCGCCGGCGCAGAAGGTCTTGTGGCCGGCACTGCGCAACACGATCACGCGCGCGGCGGGGTCGGCGCCGAGCGTGCCGATGCCGTCGGCCAGCCGGCGGAGCAGGGCGCTGGGCAGCGAGTTCCCCTTCGGGTGCGAGAACTCGACGGTCCCGATGCCGTCGGCGACGCTGAGTTGGACGTCGCCGTCCGTGAGGGCGGAGGCGGAAGGGGCGCGGTCGGTCATGAGAGCAAAGATATCGGTGTTTCGGGCAGCCGCAGGTATCCGCGAGGGCTCGCCCGTGTCCGTGGGCGTCCGTCCGCCACTGGACCCAGCACGTCGCGGACTTCGTTAAATTGCCCGTATGCCGAAGACGACCGCCCCTGTCGAGGATCCGGCGCTCCTCGAGGCCTTCGAGGCACGCATTGCCGCCGGCGAGAGCATCGAGCCCAAGGACTGGATGCCCGAGCGCTACCGCAAGCAGCTGACGCGCATGATGGCCCAGCACGCGCATTCCGAGATCGTGGGGATGCTTCCCGAGGGCAACTGGATCACCCGCGCGCCATCGCTGCGGCGGAAGATGTCGCTGATCGCCAAGGTGCAGGACGAGGCGGGCCACGGGCTCTACATCTACTGCGGTACCGAGACGCTCGGCGTGGACCGGCACGACCTGTTCAACCAACTGCTCGATGGCACGGCCAAGTATTCCAGCATCTTCAACTACCCGACGCTCAGTTGGGCGGATATGGGCGTGATCGGTTGGTTCGTGGATGGTGCGGCGATCGTGAACCAGACGGTACTGGCCAAGGCCTCCTACGGCCCCTACGCCCGCGCGATGGTGCGTATCTGCAAGGAAGAGAACTTCCACAAGCGCCAGGGCTACGAGATCTGCGCCACGCTGGCCAAGGGCACGCCGGCCCAGCGCGAGATGCTGCAGGACGCGGTGAACCGCTTCTGGTGGCCCTCCCTGATGATGTTCGGGCCCAGCGACAAGGACAGTCCGAACTCGGCCGAGCTGCTCAAGTGGCGCGTGAAGCGGAAGACGAACGACGAGCTGCGCCAGCGCTTCGTGAACCTGACGGTGCCGCAGGCCCAGGCCATTGGCGTGACGCTGCCGGATCCAGACCTGACCTACAATGCCGAGACCAAGAACTGGGAGTTCGGCGAGATCGACTGGGCGGAGTTCTGGCAGGTGGTCGGCGGCAACGGTCCTTGCAACGCCGAGCGCCTCGCGGCGCGCAATGCGGCGCAGGACGACGGGCAGTGGGTGCGGGAGGCTGCGTTGGCGCACGCGTCCAAGCATTCGCGTTCTGTTTCGGTGGCTTGAACTGCATGCCACAGAGGCACAGAGACACAGAGAACTGCGAGGTCAATGTTGAACTGCGCCCGCAATCTGGCGTGCAGCGCGTAGTTCACCCTTGGCTTTCCTCTGTGTCTCTGTGCCTCTGTGGCAAAGCTGTTTCCCTCATTGGGCAGAAAGCATGAGCAACGAACAATCCTGGCCCTTGTGGGAAGTGTTCACTCAGGGCAACAAGGGCGAGCCGTTCGAGCACGCAGGGTCGCTGCACGCGACGGACGCCGAGCACGCGTTGCAGAATGCCCGCGACGTGTACACGCGGCGGGGCGAGGCCGTGAATCTTTGGGTGGTGCCGTCGACCGCGATCACCGCGTCGGCGCCGTCGGATGCGGGACCGTTCTTTGAGCCCGGCAACGACAAGGCGTATCGGCATCCCCAGTTCTACAAGGTCCCGCAGGGGATCCGCGTCTTCTGATGGCCAAGCCGCGCGAGCAGGAAGAGGAAGGCGGCATCGCCGCCGGTGAGGCGGAGAAGGGGACCGTCAACGTCGCCGGGCCGCGGCAGCTGCCGCTTGGCGAGCCCATTGTCGAGTATCTGCTGCGGCTGGGCGATGACCGGCTGCTGCTTGGGCATCGGATGTCCGAGTGGACCGGGCATGGGCCCATCCTTGAGGAGGACATCGCGACGGCCAACATCGCGCTCGACTTGATCGGGCAGGCCGCGCAGTTCCTGCGCCTCGCGGGCGAGTTGGAGGGCCAGGGTCGCGACGAGGACGCGCTCGCGTACTGGCGCGATGGCACCAAGTTCCGCAACTGTCTGCTGGTCGAGCTGCCCAAGGGCGACTTTGGCGACACGATGGTCCGGCAGTTCCTGTTCGATGCCTACAGCGTGTTGCTGCTCGAGGCGTTGGCGACCAGCGGCCACGAGGGCCTCGCCGCGATCGCCGCGAAGGCGCTGAAGGAAGACAAGTACCACCTGCGCCACTCCAGCGAGTGGGTCGTGCGCCTCGGCGACGGCACCGACGAGTCGCACGCGCGGGTACAGGCCTCGCTCGACCGCCTCTGGAGGTATACCGGCGAGCTCTTCCTGCGCGATGAGGTTGACGAGGCCGTGGCGGCGCTTGGCGTCGCGGTCGATCACGGCGCGCTGAAGTCGCGCTGGGACGCGCTCGTGGACGACGTGCTCAAGCGCGCGACACTCACGCGGCCGGCGGATCTGCCTTGGCAGCAGGGTGGCCGCCGCGGGCGGCACACCGAGCACATCGGGCACCTGCTGGCGACGATGCAGAGCGTGGCCCGTGCACATCCCGGGGCGACCTGGTAGCGCCGGCGAATGACTGATGCGTGACCGCGGCGGACCTTTGGACCGCGACCGTGCGTTTGTAGCAATGCGATGACCACCGACACGACCTTCTCCCGCGAACGGATCTTCGAGATCCTCTCCGAGGTGCCGGACCCCGAGGTCCCGGTCATCTCCGTCGTGGAACTGGGCATCGTGCGCGACGCGTCGCAGCGCGCGGATGGCACGGTGGAGATCACCATCACGCCGACCTACAGCGGCTGCCCGGCGATGTTCGAGATCGAGCGCGACATCCGCACTGCGCTGGAGCAAGCGGGCGCACCGGCGATTGAAGTGAAGACCAAACTTTCGCCAGCGTGGACCACGGATTGGATCCCGGAGGAAGCGCGCGAGAAGCTGCGCCGTTACGGCATTGCGCCGCCCGGGAAAGCCGACACCGGCGGCTTGGTCACGCTCGTGCGCGCCAAACCGCCGGTGCAATGCCCCTGGTGCGGGTCCACCAACACCACGCTCAAGAGCGAGTTCGGGTCAACGGCCTGCAAGGCGATTCACGTGTGCAATACGTGTCGGCAGCCGTTTGATGAGTTCAAAGCCTTCTAGGACGAAGGACGGAAGACGGAAGAGGCGAGGCCGTACGGCCTCGCCTCCTTCGTCCTTCGTCCTTACACCTGCGCGCCCTTCCAGCGGCCTCTCCTGAAGAGCAGAAAGCTCACCAGCGCCAACATCGAGTACGCCACGCTGACCGAGATGAACACGCCGCCTTCATCCAGCGTCGTGCGGTACGCGAGGAACCAGGCCAGCGGGATCTGCAGCATCCAGAACACGCCGAAGTTGATCCAGCTCGGCGTGCGCGTGTCGCCGGCGCCATTGAAGGACTGCTCCAGCACCATGCCCACGGCGTAGGCGGGGAAGCCAAAGGACATCATCCGCAGGCCGAACACGCCGACCTCCTTCACGGCGGGGTCCGCCGTGAACAGCCCGATGAGTTGTGGCGTGAAGATGATGAACAGGATGCCGGTGAGTGTGAGCACGGCCACGTTCAGCTTGGCCGCGGTCCACACGCTCTGCTCCGCGCGGTCCGGTTGCTTGGAGCCCAGCGACTGGCCCACCATCGTTGCCGCCGCCGCACCGATGCCGAACGCCGGCATCAGGGCGAACAGCAGCACGCGAATCGCGATGGTGTAGCCGGCCATCGCCGGCGCACCGAAGCCTGACACCACGCGCACCAGTCCCATCCAGCTCATCGAGCTGATGGCCACCTGCAACGTGCCCCAGCCGCTGAGCTGGGCGATCTTCACCATCGTCGTCGGTTCGATGGCGAGGTGCTGGCGCGAGACCTCGAGATGTCCGGTGCCACGCGACATCAGCCACAGCGCATACATGAGGCCGGCGCCTCGCCCGATTGTCGTCGCCCAAGCAGCACCGACGAGTCCGAGCTCCGGTAGCGGACCCCAACCGAAGATCAGCGCAGGGTCGAGGATGCAGTTGAGGCCGTTGCCGAGGATCAGCACGCGCATCGCCACGGCCGGGTCGCCGGCGCCACGAAACACGGCGTTCACAAGGAAGATGAGGAACGCCGTCGCCGACGCACCGAGCGTCACGCGGGCGAAGGGCGTGCCGACCGCCACCACCTCGGCGTCGGCGCCCATCAAGGCCAGCAGCTCGGGCGCAAAGATTGCGCCCAGCAGGCCAAGCCCGCCGGCCAGTGCCGCGCCAAGCAGGATGACCTGCACGGCCGCACGTGCCGCGCCATCGGCGTCCTTCTCTCCGATGCGCCGCGCCACCGTCGCCGTCGCGCCGATGCTCAGGCCGAAGGCGATCGTGTACAGTACGATCATCAGCGACTCGGTGAGGCCCACGGTGGCCACAGCTGCGGGCCCCAGCTTGCCGACAAAGAACACGTCGACAACTGCGAAGATGCTCTCCATCATCATCTCGATCACCATCGGGACGGCGAGGAGGAGGATGGCGCGGCCGATCGTGCCCTGCGTGTAGTCGTGCTCTGTCCCGCGGATGGCGTCGCGCACGTCGCGCCAGAAGCTGTGCTGCTCGGCTGGCGCGGTCACGGCTGTCGCCTCGGGGAGAGTCTGTTCAGTCGAATGCATATGGTGCTCGTCGGATCCACAAGAAAGTCAAACGCCCCACCTGCCGAGTGTTGCGAAGCAGGGAGGGGCGTGGATCCGCGAGGAGCGACCTTTGTCGCTGCTACCGGCGGTGCCCTGCTTCGTGCGTCGCGCGCATCCGGACGGCGACCGGCGTCCGGTCGCGCCCAATGGCGGCGATGTCGAGACGAAGCGTTGAATCCATCAATGCACCACGGTAGAGGTTCTGCCGAGAACGTACGGTAGCTGCGTGTCCCGGGATTCGCAAATCGGGATGGGGCGGGCCGACCCCGCGCACGCGCGCGGCCGGACGCTGGCGAACCGAACTGTTCCTACGTCAGATGCGCAGCAGGCGCTCGATTCCCGACACGATGGCCGGCACGTCCGGCAGCACCGCCGCCAGCAGGTCAGGGTGGTACGGCATCGGGATGTCCTCGGGCGCGAGGCGTTCGATAGGCGCGTCCAGGTACCAGAACGCTTCCTGCGTCACTGTGGCCGCGACCTCGGCGCCGAAACCAGCCGTGTGGTTGTCCTCGTGGACGATCAAGCAGCGGCCCGTCTTGGTCACCGAGGCCAGCACGGCGTCGGCGTCCCAGGGAGCGATCGTGCGGAGATCGAGCAGTTCCACCTCGCCCTCGAACTGCTTCGCGGCCTCTGCGCAGCGATGCACCATCGCGCCCCAGCTCACGAGCGTGAGCGCCTTGCCCTCCTGCACCACGCGCGCACGGCCGAACGGCAGCACGTAGTCGTCGCCGGGATATCGAGAGCTGCCGTCGCCCGTCATCAGCAGGGAGCGGTGCTCGAAGAACACGGTGGGGTTCGGCGAGCGCATCGCCGTGCGCAGCAGGCCGACGGCGTCCGCGGCATTGGATGGAATCGCCACCTGCCAGCCGTAGGCGTGGGCGAAGCGCACCTCGTCGGAGAGCGAATGCCAGGGGTCGCCGACATCCTTGCCGTAGCCACCGGGCATGCGTACGACCATCGGCGATGCGAAGCGATTGGCCGTACGCCAGCGCAGCGTGCCGGCGTTGTTGAGCTGCTCGGTGGCCGGGTCGGCGTACTTCCGGAACTGGATCTCCGCGACGGGCATCAGGCCGCTGATCGCCAGGCCAGCCGCACGGCCGATGATGCCCTCCTCGGACAGCGACGTGTCAAACACACGGTCGCGGCCGAACAGCTTCTGCAACCCCTCAGTGACGAGATGCACGCCACCCTTCTTGCCCACGTCCTCGCCGAACACCACGACCTTCGGATTCACCTGCAGCTCGTGGCGCAGTGTGCGCCGCACGGCCTCCGCGAATCGCAGCAACTCGCCGTCCTCCGAGGCTTGTTCGTTGCCACCCAGCTTGCGGCGTTCGGCGCGGCGCAGGCCGCCGAACGCCTCTGTGGCGTCGTCACGATCGTCCGCATACACGTGCTCGGCGATGTTGGCGGGATTCGGCGTCGGACGCGCACGCGCGGCCGCCAGCGCGCGTTCCACATCGCGCGCGACCTCGGTCTCCAGTGCGCTCCACTGCGAAGCGCTCATGTGCTGCGGGACAAGGAACTTGCGCAGGCGCGGCAGCGGGTCGCGCGCCTGGTCCGCCGCGATCTCGGCGTCCGTGCGATAGCCCTTCTGATTGTCGGGGCCCGAATGGCTCGAGAGCCGCGGCACGGTGAGCCGCACCAACGCGGGCCCCTCACCGCGGCGCACGTGCTGCACGCAGTCGCTGAGCAACGCGGCGCACTCGGCGGGGTCGGTGCCGTCGCCGTTGCGGATGAACAGGTTGCCGAAGCTCGAGAGGTTCTTGCTGATGTCGCTACCGGGCGTTTGGAACTCGCCGCCGACGGAGATGCCGAGCCCGTTGTCCTCGATGTAGAACAGCATCGGGAGCTTGAGCGTGGTCGCCATCGTCAGCGCGGCCCAGAAGCCGTTGGTCGCCACGGACGCGTCGCCGCCGAGCGCGACGGCAATGCAGCCGGCGTAGGAGGCGTTCTTCAGGATGTCGCGATGGTACGTGATGGCCTGCGCCCAGCCGGCGGCGGGCGTGTACTGCGAACCCACGTCGCCAGCCATCGGCAGCACGATGCAGCCGGACTCGCGCGGGAAGTTGCAGACCACGCCGATATCGCGACCGTCGGAGAATCCACCCGCGCGCCCGAGCGGTGAGCCGAGCGCGTCTTCCATCGAGAGGCCAAGCGACAGCAGCAGGGGCCGGCTGCGATAGTAGGCCCCCGCGGCATCGCGCGTCCCAGTGAGGAACTGCCCGAGGATGACCTGCGCCATGTCGTGCCCACGCGCCGAGAACTGGTAGAGCACGACGTGGTCCTTGGGGACGGTCGCGCGGTTCCGGTTGGTCTGCTCCTCGGCGTCATCCAGCGCACGTGAGCAGAGCACGTGGTAGGCGACCTTGCGCCAATCAATGGACGCCGGGGGCGGGGTCTTCTTCGCAGGCATTGGGGTGGAATCTGGCTTGGTGGCCCTTGTTGCGGTACTCGTCCGTTCGCTGCTTGGCTGGATCGATGTGAATTACCACGGAGACACGGAGACACGGAGAACTACAACTGCTCTCTTGGGGGTCCGCCGCGCCGGAATCTGTCCGAGGACCCCTTCAAGTGCCGTTGCCGTTGCAGTTCTCCGCGTCTCCGTGTCTCCGTGGTAAAGTGCAGTTCCCGCATCCCCACACCCCAGAGGATAGATTTGGGGAAATGCCAATGATCCTGAGCGAGACACGAGACGGCGTCCTCGAGCTCACGCTGAACCGGCCCGAGGTCCTCAACAGCTTCAATCGCGAGATGGCCCAGGAGCTCCAACGCGAGCTCGGCCGCGCGGCCAGCGATCCGGAGATTCGCGCCGTGCTGCTCACTGGCGCGGGGCGCGGCTTCTGTGCGGGGCAGGACCTTCAGGAGGCGCTGCCGCAGGATGGCGACGAGATGCCCGACATCTCGGAGATCGTGCGCGCCTCGTACAACCCGATCATCACTGCCATTCGGACACTTGAGAAGCCCGTGCTCTGCGCCGTGAACGGCGTGGCGGCGGGCGCGGGCGCGAACCTCGCATTCGCCTGCGACCTCACCATCGCCGCCGCCGAGGCCAGCTTCGTTGAGAGCTTTGCCAAGCTGGGGCTGATTCCCGACACCTCGGGCACGTTCTTCGTGCCGCGGCTCGTGGGATCGCAGCGCGCGACTGGGATGTTCTTCCTTGGTGGCAAGGTCCCCGCGGCGCAGGCCAAGGAGTGGGGCTTGATCTGGGATGTCGTCCCCGCGGCTGACTTGATGGCAACGACCCGCGCACTCGCCGCGCAGCTCGCGCAGCAGGCCACGCGCGGCTTCGGGCTTACCAAGCGTGCGATGAACGCGTCGTGGCGCAATGGACTCGAGGCGCAGCTTGAGGTCGAGGCGCAGTGCATGCAGGAGGCCGGGCGCACGGCGGACTACGCCGAGGGCGTGCGCGCCTTCCTCGAGAAGCGCGCCCCCACCTACCAGGGCAAGTGACCGTGCCGCTCGACGCCGGGATGAGCGTGGGCGTTGTTGGTGCCGGCGCGATGGGCGCCGGCATCGCGCAGGTCGCCGCGCAGCGCGGACACCAGGTGGTGCTGGCGGATTCCGCCGCGTCGGCAGTCGAGAAGGCAAAGGCCGGCCACGCGAAGGCGATGGCGCGCGAGGTGGAGAAGGGGCGCGCCACACAGGCCGAGGCGGACGCGACGCTCAAGCGCATCAGCTACGTGGCTGGCGTGGGCGCCGAGGAGCTGAAGCGCTTCGCCACCTGTGGCCTCGTCATTGAGGCCATCGTCGAGAACCTCGGCGTGAAGCAGGAGTTGTTCCGCGCGCTTGAAGGCGTCGTTGCAGCGGATGCCGTGCTGGCGTCGAACACCTCGTCGCTGTCCGTTGCCGCCATCGCCGGCGCCTGCGCGAATCCGGAACGCGTGTTGGGCATCCACTTCTTCAATCCCGCGCCGGTGATGCCGCTGGTGGAGATCATCCCGGCGATGGCGACCGATGTGGTGCTGGTGCAGGCAGCGCGTGAGCGCATCGCGGCCTGGGGCAAGTTGCCCGTCGTCGCCTCCGACACGCCGGGCTTCATCGTCAATCGCATCGCCCGGCCGTACTATGGCGAGGCCCTGCGCATCCTGGAAGAAGGCATCGCCGACTGCGCGACCATCGACTGGGCCCTCAAGTCGCAGGGCGGATTCAAGATGGGTCCCTTCGAGTTGATGGACTTCATCGGCAACGACGTGAACTATGCCGTCACCTGCTCGGTGTTCGAGGCGATGTACTACGACCCGCGCTATCGGCCGGCGCTGACGCAGCGGCGGCTCGTCGAGTCAGGCTGGCTCGGCCGCAAGACTGGTCGCGGCTACTACGACTACCGTGATGGCGCCGTGTCGCCGGCGGCCACCGAGGACGCCGCGCTGGGCCGCGCCATCCTTGACCGCGTGCTCGCGATGCTCGTGAATGAAGCGGCAGACGCCGTCCAGATGCGCGTGGCCAGCCCCGAGGACATCGAGCTGGCCATGACCAAGGGCGTGAACTATCCCAAGGGCCTGCTGGCCTGGGGCGATGAGATCGGTGCCTCGGCGGTGCTGGCGACGCTGGAGTCGCTGCAGCAAGAGTATGGCGAGGATCGGTATCGGCCGAGCCCGCTGCTGCGCCGCGTGGCACGGTCCAACGGGAGACTGCTGCCGTGAGCACCGACGTTCAACGGGGAGTTTCGCGATGAGCGAGAAGGATGCGCCGCGCCCGCATCGCGGCACCGTGTTCACGCCGGTGATCGGCGGCGACGCGCAGTCGCACAAGCTGCCGCCGGACGAGGTCGTGGCGCGGATGTTCGCGCAGGACAACTTCTCCAAGTGGCTGGGGGTCGAGGTGCTCGAGGCCTCCGAAGGACGCTGCATCCTGCGCATGACTGTGCGCGAGGAGATGACCAACGGCTTTGGCACCGCGCACGGCGGCATCGTGTTCGCCTTCGCCGACACGGCGCTGGCGTTCTGCACCAACGCCAGCGGACTCACCAGCGTGGCGCTCGACTGCACGATCAGCTATCCCGCCGCGACGCGGCCGGGGGATGTGCTCACGGCGGTGGGCGTGCAGGAAACCACAACGCGGCGCACCGGATTCGCTTCCGTGACGATCACCAATCAGGACGGACAGACTGTCGGGCACTTCCGTGGCACCGTGTACCGCACCGACAAGCCGCATCGCTAGCCCATGACTGACGCATTCATCGTAGACGGTATTCGCACGCCGGTAGGGAATCTCGGGGGCGCCCTCGCGCCCGTGCGCGCCGACGACTTGGCGGCGCACGCCATCAGC
This window of the Gemmatimonadaceae bacterium genome carries:
- the paaI gene encoding hydroxyphenylacetyl-CoA thioesterase PaaI, with translation MFAQDNFSKWLGVEVLEASEGRCILRMTVREEMTNGFGTAHGGIVFAFADTALAFCTNASGLTSVALDCTISYPAATRPGDVLTAVGVQETTTRRTGFASVTITNQDGQTVGHFRGTVYRTDKPHR